A region of Deltaproteobacteria bacterium DNA encodes the following proteins:
- the uvrC gene encoding excinuclease ABC subunit UvrC gives MSAGAEKLASLPTRPGVYLMRDKGGKVIYVGKAKDLRARVRAYFNNADERSQIQFLVRRIEDIETLVTSSDKEALILENNLIKQYKPRYNIRLKDDKSYLSIKVTTQHAWPRIYATRKIVKDGNRYFGPFSSALAARETIDIIEKHFLLRNCTDHNFKNRSRPCLQYQIKRCWAPCVLPVGNDDYREQVRQAMLFIEGRQHELIAELKQRMQEKSDALEYEAAAKLRDQIQAVEKTLEKQRMVSHWGNDQDIFGLYREGGFIEVQVLLVRQGKLTGNQAYSLQDLEFPDSEILGSLLTQFYQGQRFVPDEILLPAELDDAEVREEYLAERKGKKVEILFPQRGDKRQLVEMAAENARQSFADRHDQEKAREKMLLDLQSQLRLKHFPRRIECYDISTIHGAHAVGSRVTFINGEADKNHYRHYRIRTIGAESGGDDFGMMLEVLKRRFDKQDKTNDSDAEESDFPDLVVVDGGKGQLAMAITALAEVGVEGIDTIGLAKDRVEAAPRSAEIQRSEERVFLPGQSNPIVLKRNSNALFLLQQVRDEAHRFAITYHRKLRSKQTIYSALDRIPGVGGARKRALLRAFGSVKAIEAASLEDLLKIPSVNEKLAREILQSLRTTPMSEQQDDRGRPPSS, from the coding sequence ATGAGCGCAGGGGCAGAAAAACTGGCTAGTTTGCCGACACGTCCGGGCGTCTACTTGATGCGCGACAAAGGCGGCAAAGTGATCTATGTCGGCAAGGCCAAAGACCTGCGCGCCCGTGTGCGGGCCTATTTCAACAACGCCGATGAGCGCTCGCAGATTCAGTTTTTGGTGCGGCGCATCGAAGACATCGAAACCCTGGTGACCAGCAGCGACAAGGAAGCGCTGATCCTGGAAAACAACCTGATCAAGCAGTACAAGCCGCGCTACAACATCCGCCTCAAAGACGACAAAAGTTACCTGAGCATCAAAGTGACCACCCAGCACGCCTGGCCGCGCATCTACGCGACGCGTAAGATAGTTAAGGACGGCAACCGCTACTTTGGGCCGTTTTCGTCGGCGCTGGCGGCGCGTGAAACCATCGATATCATCGAAAAGCACTTCCTGCTGCGCAACTGCACCGACCATAACTTCAAAAATCGCAGCCGGCCTTGTCTGCAATATCAGATCAAGCGCTGCTGGGCGCCCTGCGTGCTGCCCGTGGGTAACGATGACTATCGCGAGCAGGTGCGCCAAGCGATGCTGTTCATCGAAGGCCGCCAGCATGAGCTGATCGCCGAGTTGAAGCAGCGCATGCAAGAAAAATCCGACGCGCTGGAATACGAAGCCGCGGCCAAGCTGCGTGACCAAATCCAAGCAGTGGAGAAGACCCTCGAAAAGCAGCGCATGGTGTCCCACTGGGGCAACGATCAGGACATTTTTGGTCTTTATCGCGAAGGCGGTTTCATCGAAGTCCAGGTGCTGCTGGTGCGCCAAGGCAAGCTGACCGGTAATCAAGCCTACTCGCTGCAAGACTTGGAATTCCCTGACAGCGAGATTCTCGGTTCACTGCTGACCCAATTCTATCAAGGGCAGCGCTTTGTTCCCGATGAGATTCTTTTGCCGGCGGAACTCGATGACGCCGAGGTGCGCGAAGAATATTTGGCCGAGCGCAAAGGCAAGAAGGTCGAGATTCTGTTTCCGCAGCGCGGCGACAAGCGCCAACTGGTCGAGATGGCCGCTGAGAACGCCCGGCAAAGCTTTGCCGACCGCCACGATCAAGAAAAGGCGCGCGAGAAGATGCTGCTCGATCTGCAGAGCCAACTGCGCTTGAAACACTTTCCGCGGCGCATCGAGTGTTATGATATCTCGACGATTCACGGCGCCCATGCGGTGGGCTCGCGGGTGACGTTTATCAACGGCGAGGCGGATAAGAATCACTATCGCCACTATCGCATTCGAACCATTGGCGCCGAGTCGGGCGGCGATGACTTCGGCATGATGCTGGAAGTGTTGAAGCGCCGCTTCGATAAGCAAGACAAAACCAACGACAGCGACGCAGAGGAGAGCGACTTTCCCGATCTGGTCGTCGTCGACGGCGGTAAAGGACAGTTGGCGATGGCGATCACCGCGCTTGCCGAGGTGGGCGTCGAAGGCATCGATACCATCGGTCTAGCCAAGGACCGGGTCGAGGCGGCGCCGCGCAGCGCGGAGATTCAGCGCTCCGAAGAACGCGTTTTTCTGCCGGGACAGAGCAATCCCATCGTCCTCAAGCGCAACTCCAACGCCTTGTTTCTGCTGCAACAGGTGCGTGATGAGGCGCACCGATTTGCCATCACCTACCATCGCAAGCTGCGCTCGAAGCAGACGATCTATTCGGCCCTCGACCGCATCCCCGGTGTGGGCGGCGCGCGCAAGCGCGCGCTCTTGCGCGCCTTCGGCAGCGTCAAAGCGATCGAAGCGGCGAGCCTCGAAGACTTGTTGAAAATCCCCTCGGTCAATGAAAAGCTGGCTCGCGAGATTTTGCAGTCATTGCGTACGACACCCATGAGCGAGCAGCAAGATGACCGAGGACGACCACCGTCCTCCTGA
- a CDS encoding DNA internalization-related competence protein ComEC/Rec2, with product MTEDDHRPPDGRNLIHHPSVWLVSATLALLVGQAAAVPSWSAPTSAAYGLLAPVPLLLARRWRRWGALVILVGVAFALGYVRHRELLHPEFSSAHLRSVMTRHESLYLEGVLRQEPEKLPNRTRWLVRAEALWHPTGSEEVEGNLLISVRTVRRDWRYGDRVRLTIKPSLPRDSGNPGGFNYAAYLADREIYVTGYLDNDGEVQLVKRQVGGLRVTIESLRRDIRRFIQRQLSPENGPLLKALVVGDMGEIPKDVRNNFTAAGVNHVLSISGLHVSMLGLLVFALIRFGLGFNTYLLLRWNLLKLATFFSFFAVVFYTALAGAQVPTLRSAIMIGVYELAILLDREEEVMTSLTLAALLIALIWPGVISDISFQLSFLAVLFIAWGMRKAMEWVPKPEKDLLPQEKSWVKDYLRKIGLQFLVPLMATLGTGPLIAHYFGHLSLAGLISNPLIVPLTGFVVVPLGLLIGICAVVAPAAATPLVWLAERLTALTTWLVQVLANLPLANLSVPAPNLYEVALLYALFIAVLLLKTYRTAIVAVLLVLGVLGADVLYWRGERWQRRELRVTHLNVGQGDAAVIEFPGSKVLVLDAGGTAVGDFDTGESIVAPFLRSRKILKADYLMVSHARIDHYGGMRALVKEFSPEEFWSGPATSKLGRFEELDDAVERAGIKRIKLSSEAPCRIIEAVKLCTVYPGSDGGDDRSVVLRLEFGKASFLFAGDIDKRDERALQGNPKALRAAILKIPRHGSATASSDEFIGAVKPQLAVLSSSGRGPGAAKRDELLERYRQTGAQLLRTDEDGAIILKTNGESLQFETYKSGRRGTIDF from the coding sequence ATGACCGAGGACGACCACCGTCCTCCTGACGGTCGAAACCTAATCCACCATCCTTCGGTTTGGCTGGTGTCGGCGACGCTGGCCTTGCTGGTTGGCCAAGCGGCGGCCGTCCCGTCATGGTCCGCGCCCACAAGCGCGGCCTACGGGCTCCTGGCCCCTGTGCCGCTGTTGTTGGCGCGCCGCTGGCGGCGCTGGGGCGCGTTAGTGATTCTCGTTGGTGTGGCGTTTGCCCTTGGCTATGTGCGCCATCGCGAATTGCTCCATCCCGAATTTTCGTCCGCCCATCTCCGCTCCGTTATGACGCGCCACGAGTCGCTGTATCTCGAAGGGGTACTGCGCCAGGAACCGGAGAAACTGCCCAATCGCACGCGCTGGCTCGTGCGCGCCGAGGCGCTCTGGCATCCCACCGGCTCGGAGGAGGTCGAGGGCAACTTATTAATCTCGGTTCGCACGGTTCGGCGCGATTGGCGCTACGGCGATCGGGTGCGACTGACCATCAAACCGAGTTTGCCGCGCGACAGCGGCAACCCCGGCGGCTTTAACTACGCCGCCTATCTTGCCGATCGCGAGATCTACGTCACCGGCTATCTCGACAACGATGGCGAAGTGCAGCTGGTGAAGCGGCAAGTGGGCGGGCTGCGCGTCACGATCGAATCGTTACGGCGCGATATTCGCCGGTTCATCCAGCGCCAGTTGTCGCCGGAGAACGGGCCGCTGCTCAAAGCTCTGGTGGTCGGCGACATGGGCGAGATTCCCAAAGACGTGCGCAATAATTTCACGGCCGCCGGCGTGAACCACGTGCTGTCGATTTCCGGGTTGCACGTCAGCATGCTCGGACTGTTGGTTTTCGCATTGATCCGCTTTGGCCTGGGCTTCAATACGTATCTTTTGCTGCGTTGGAACCTGCTGAAGCTCGCGACGTTCTTTTCCTTTTTTGCGGTGGTTTTCTACACCGCCTTGGCCGGCGCCCAAGTGCCGACGCTGCGCTCGGCGATCATGATCGGTGTCTACGAGCTAGCGATCCTGCTCGACCGCGAAGAGGAAGTGATGACTAGCCTAACGTTGGCGGCGTTGTTGATCGCGCTGATTTGGCCCGGTGTAATTTCCGATATTTCGTTTCAGCTATCGTTCTTGGCGGTCTTGTTCATCGCCTGGGGCATGCGCAAAGCGATGGAATGGGTGCCCAAGCCTGAGAAAGATTTGCTGCCCCAGGAGAAGAGTTGGGTCAAAGATTACCTGCGCAAGATCGGTTTGCAGTTTCTCGTGCCGCTGATGGCCACGCTCGGCACCGGGCCGTTGATCGCGCATTACTTCGGCCACCTGTCGCTGGCCGGTCTTATTTCGAATCCGCTGATTGTGCCTTTGACGGGCTTCGTCGTCGTGCCGCTGGGTCTGCTCATCGGCATTTGTGCCGTGGTGGCGCCGGCCGCCGCGACTCCGTTAGTTTGGCTGGCCGAACGGCTAACAGCTTTGACCACCTGGTTGGTGCAAGTCTTGGCCAACTTGCCCCTCGCCAATCTCAGCGTGCCGGCACCTAATCTTTATGAAGTGGCGTTACTCTACGCCTTGTTTATTGCGGTATTGTTGCTGAAGACCTACCGCACGGCGATCGTGGCTGTGCTGCTTGTGCTGGGCGTTCTCGGTGCCGACGTTCTCTATTGGCGCGGTGAACGGTGGCAGCGGCGCGAGTTGCGCGTGACGCACTTGAATGTCGGCCAGGGCGACGCCGCGGTGATTGAATTTCCCGGCTCGAAAGTGCTTGTGCTCGACGCTGGCGGCACGGCCGTGGGCGATTTCGACACCGGCGAAAGCATTGTCGCGCCGTTTCTGCGCTCGCGCAAAATTCTCAAGGCCGACTATCTCATGGTCAGCCACGCGCGCATCGATCATTACGGCGGCATGCGTGCGCTGGTCAAAGAATTTTCACCGGAGGAATTTTGGTCCGGCCCGGCGACCAGCAAACTTGGCCGCTTTGAAGAACTCGATGACGCGGTGGAACGGGCCGGCATTAAACGAATCAAGCTGAGTAGTGAAGCCCCTTGCCGGATCATCGAAGCGGTGAAGCTTTGCACGGTCTATCCAGGTAGCGATGGCGGCGATGATCGCTCGGTGGTCCTGCGCCTGGAATTCGGCAAAGCGAGCTTTCTATTCGCCGGCGACATCGACAAGCGCGACGAGCGCGCGCTGCAGGGGAACCCAAAGGCCTTGCGCGCTGCCATTCTCAAGATCCCGCGCCATGGCAGCGCCACGGCGAGCAGCGATGAATTCATCGGCGCGGTAAAACCACAGCTCGCCGTCCTGTCGAGCAGCGGCCGCGGTCCAGGCGCGGCCAAGCGCGATGAGTTGCTGGAGCGCTACCGCCAAACCGGCGCGCAGCTATTGCGCACCGACGAAGATGGCGCCATCATTCTCAAAACTAACGGGGAGTCGCTGCAGTTCGAAACCTACAAGAGCGGCAGAAGGGGCACCATCGATTTCTAA
- a CDS encoding NAD(P)-dependent oxidoreductase, translated as MSIGVNYTLHGVLLLCLTNSLYLVVLCLYNVTWLRCNGRMPFRASGFEFNPDPNRAQTRNSELETRNLAGIPRLQYGSVNLSIWRQPMGTTLVTGLGLVGTSYAQNALKRGESVVFYDMAPRKDFLANKLGTANVTVVQRDIRDLPSLIETIQKHKCDTVLHTAGLIGGKVGNPIYAGLQINVMGTINVAEAVRLCGVKRLIQISTFGVYDRRQGEPTPLGEDFRRGPGEAYGNSKVAKELMVEAYQRMFGFELIVLRLANVYGVGHFAGGSGGGEMVQNMLQTGIKGGVVKISQEVARDFEYVYYKDLGRALDKAATTPLKDPVTLNIGTGVVIKFDDLVATAEKLLPKLQVEITPGPKPRSAKQPMVIAKAKEVLGWTPDYDIVAGFKDYIEELKAL; from the coding sequence ATGAGTATCGGCGTCAACTACACCTTGCATGGCGTTCTCCTTCTTTGTCTGACGAATAGTCTCTACCTGGTCGTTCTTTGCCTATACAACGTGACCTGGCTTCGATGCAACGGGAGAATGCCGTTTCGAGCTTCGGGTTTCGAGTTCAACCCGGATCCGAACCGAGCGCAAACCCGAAACTCGGAACTCGAAACCCGAAACCTTGCAGGCATTCCCCGTTTGCAGTATGGGTCAGTTAACCTAAGCATTTGGAGGCAACCCATGGGCACAACTCTAGTGACCGGTCTTGGCCTGGTCGGCACGTCCTACGCGCAAAACGCGCTCAAACGCGGCGAGAGCGTCGTCTTCTATGACATGGCGCCGCGCAAAGACTTCCTGGCGAACAAACTCGGCACAGCAAACGTCACGGTGGTGCAGCGCGACATTCGCGATTTGCCGTCGCTGATCGAAACCATTCAGAAACACAAATGCGACACCGTGCTGCACACCGCCGGCCTGATCGGCGGCAAGGTTGGCAACCCGATCTACGCCGGCCTGCAGATCAACGTCATGGGAACGATCAACGTTGCCGAGGCCGTCCGCCTGTGCGGCGTGAAGCGGTTGATCCAGATCAGCACCTTTGGTGTCTACGACCGCCGGCAAGGCGAACCGACGCCGCTTGGCGAGGACTTCCGCCGCGGCCCGGGCGAAGCCTACGGCAATTCCAAAGTCGCCAAAGAATTGATGGTCGAAGCCTATCAGAGAATGTTCGGCTTCGAGCTGATCGTGCTGCGCCTGGCCAACGTCTACGGCGTCGGCCACTTCGCCGGCGGCTCGGGCGGCGGCGAGATGGTGCAGAACATGCTGCAGACCGGCATCAAAGGCGGCGTGGTGAAAATCTCCCAGGAGGTCGCCCGCGATTTCGAATACGTCTATTACAAAGACCTAGGCCGCGCCCTCGACAAAGCCGCGACCACACCGTTGAAAGATCCGGTGACGTTGAACATCGGCACCGGCGTCGTCATCAAGTTTGACGATCTCGTCGCCACGGCAGAAAAGCTGCTGCCCAAGCTGCAGGTCGAAATTACGCCAGGCCCGAAACCGCGCTCGGCCAAGCAGCCGATGGTGATTGCAAAGGCGAAAGAAGTCCTGGGCTGGACGCCGGACTATGACATCGTCGCGGGCTTCAAAGACTACATCGAGGAATTAAAGGCGCTGTAA
- a CDS encoding amidohydrolase: MQGVVDADTHIAEPEAMWKLIDEKMAPRRPVLVGLPEDTWFGERNALWLIDGNIFPKPAGKGSYRLVTPSAQKAEAVRGDITIGSREVANVEARIKDMDRLGVDVQVIYPTLFLVYITDDPELDTALSKAYNSWLGQACAKSNGRLKFVAVLPLRSIPESLKEMKRAKDLGAVGVFFRGIEGDKTIDHPYFHPVYELAEKLDLAISIHTGSGAPWMLPYFEHARNHTFAHGRALPIMAFRDIVANRIPEKFPKLRWGFIEASAGWAPFMVHILRRLFKNRPKYQNSQELFRDYNLFIAAEADEDIPYLAKCIGEDHIVIGSDYGHNDPSAEEKLVESLQKREDIPEPFARKILCENPRRLYGLN; this comes from the coding sequence ATGCAAGGTGTAGTTGACGCCGATACTCATATTGCCGAGCCCGAAGCGATGTGGAAATTGATCGATGAAAAGATGGCGCCGCGCCGGCCGGTGTTGGTCGGCTTGCCAGAAGACACCTGGTTCGGCGAGCGCAACGCGCTGTGGCTGATCGACGGCAATATTTTTCCCAAGCCGGCGGGGAAAGGCAGTTATCGGCTGGTGACGCCCTCGGCGCAGAAAGCCGAGGCCGTGCGCGGCGATATTACGATCGGTAGCCGGGAGGTTGCCAACGTCGAAGCGCGCATCAAAGACATGGACCGCTTGGGCGTCGATGTGCAGGTGATCTATCCGACGCTGTTCTTGGTTTACATTACCGACGATCCTGAACTGGATACGGCGTTGTCGAAGGCTTACAACAGCTGGCTGGGCCAGGCCTGCGCTAAATCCAACGGCCGTCTGAAATTCGTCGCGGTGCTGCCGCTGCGCTCGATTCCCGAATCGTTAAAGGAAATGAAGCGGGCTAAAGACCTTGGCGCTGTCGGTGTTTTCTTCCGCGGCATCGAGGGCGACAAGACCATCGATCATCCCTATTTCCATCCCGTCTACGAGCTCGCCGAAAAGTTAGATTTGGCGATCTCGATTCATACCGGCTCCGGCGCGCCCTGGATGCTGCCGTACTTTGAGCATGCGCGTAACCATACCTTCGCGCACGGCCGCGCACTGCCGATCATGGCCTTCAGGGATATCGTCGCCAACCGCATTCCGGAAAAGTTTCCTAAGCTGCGCTGGGGCTTTATCGAAGCTTCAGCCGGCTGGGCGCCGTTCATGGTGCATATCTTGCGGCGGCTCTTCAAAAATCGGCCGAAGTACCAGAACAGCCAGGAGCTGTTTCGCGACTACAATCTTTTCATCGCCGCCGAAGCCGACGAGGACATTCCGTATCTTGCCAAGTGCATCGGCGAAGATCACATCGTCATCGGCTCAGACTACGGCCACAACGATCCATCGGCGGAAGAGAAATTGGTCGAGAGCTTGCAGAAACGCGAAGATATTCCGGAGCCGTTTGCACGCAAGATTTTGTGCGAGAATCCGCGGCGGCTGTACGGCTTGAACTAG